A section of the Veillonella criceti genome encodes:
- the ilvA gene encoding threonine ammonia-lyase: MSTSLVTLDMVKEAQERLKGVAQRTAIMQSTSLSERCGCEVHLKMENFQRTGSFKLRGAYNKVASLTAEERARGIVASSAGNHAQGVALAAKEYGCKATICMPSNAPIAKIEATHSYGADIVLAGDFYADAYEKACALEKEKGFTFCHPFDDPVVIAGQGTIGLEILDELPDTDVIVVPIGGGGLISGIAVAAKAVKPDIRIIGVQTQNMPSMQQSVAAGKVTTVPALKSLADGIAVGTPGTLTFDIVSKYVDEVVTVSEAEIAESILFLLERVKTAVEGAGACPVAALMNNKINHIEGKKVVALVSGGNIDVNMIDRIINNGLVKSWRRAYFDIVVQDKPHVLSTITGLVSDSNANILSIYHDRSQRDIEVGYVHVALEIETMNEKHVQNLLTTLAEHGFPAVLR; encoded by the coding sequence ATGTCGACATCATTAGTTACTCTGGACATGGTCAAGGAAGCACAAGAACGCTTAAAAGGGGTTGCACAGCGGACTGCTATCATGCAGTCTACCTCACTCAGTGAGCGCTGCGGTTGTGAAGTGCATTTGAAAATGGAAAATTTCCAGCGGACCGGTTCTTTTAAATTGCGTGGCGCCTATAATAAAGTGGCATCCTTAACGGCTGAGGAACGAGCTCGTGGGATTGTAGCCTCGTCGGCAGGTAATCATGCGCAAGGGGTGGCGTTAGCTGCTAAAGAATATGGCTGCAAGGCGACGATTTGTATGCCTTCTAATGCACCTATTGCAAAAATTGAAGCGACTCATAGTTATGGTGCTGATATTGTATTAGCTGGTGATTTTTATGCTGATGCGTATGAAAAAGCATGTGCCTTAGAAAAAGAAAAGGGATTTACCTTCTGTCATCCTTTTGATGATCCCGTTGTTATTGCTGGGCAAGGGACAATTGGTCTTGAAATTTTAGATGAACTACCTGATACCGATGTAATTGTGGTACCTATTGGTGGGGGTGGTCTTATTTCAGGTATTGCTGTAGCAGCGAAAGCCGTGAAACCAGATATTCGTATTATTGGGGTACAAACTCAAAATATGCCTTCAATGCAACAATCTGTAGCAGCGGGGAAAGTGACGACTGTGCCAGCGTTAAAGAGTTTAGCTGATGGTATTGCGGTAGGAACGCCAGGGACGCTTACCTTCGATATTGTGTCAAAATATGTAGATGAAGTTGTGACAGTTAGTGAAGCTGAAATTGCAGAGTCTATTTTATTTTTACTAGAACGTGTGAAAACAGCGGTAGAAGGGGCTGGTGCCTGTCCAGTCGCTGCTTTGATGAATAATAAAATTAATCATATTGAAGGCAAGAAGGTCGTGGCCTTAGTCAGTGGTGGTAATATTGACGTTAATATGATTGATCGGATTATTAATAATGGTCTAGTAAAATCTTGGCGACGTGCTTATTTTGATATTGTAGTACAAGATAAGCCCCATGTTTTATCTACTATTACCGGACTTGTATCGGATAGTAATGCCAATATTTTAAGTATCTATCATGATCGTAGTCAGCGGGATATAGAAGTGGGGTATGTTCATGTCGCACTTGAAATTGAAACGATGAATGAAAAACATGTGCAGAATTTATTAACTACTTTAGCTGAACATGGATTTCCAGCTGTATTGCGATAG
- a CDS encoding DUF3290 domain-containing protein, with protein MNFYSYAYIVQQGQFNALMQYGVSFLLLIALLLVSIQFIRHRLNSRYRDLTILLSLIIVFVLGIRWSEYDSSLRNSEESSRMANFVVTVSQRLGVPKEDIRVSALHLNEDVIISVGNRFYRAHFTNNFEAYSLTQVHMIDSQIKVVDIAKE; from the coding sequence TTGAATTTTTATAGCTATGCCTATATTGTGCAACAAGGGCAGTTTAATGCCCTTATGCAATATGGTGTGTCTTTTTTGTTATTAATAGCACTGTTGTTAGTAAGTATTCAATTTATACGACATCGGCTGAATAGTCGGTATCGTGATTTAACCATTTTGTTATCCTTAATCATAGTGTTTGTCTTAGGTATTCGGTGGAGCGAATATGACTCGTCACTACGTAACTCAGAAGAAAGCAGTCGTATGGCTAATTTTGTAGTCACGGTTTCACAGCGTTTAGGTGTTCCTAAAGAAGATATACGGGTTAGTGCTTTACATTTGAATGAAGATGTAATTATTAGTGTAGGTAATCGTTTTTACCGAGCCCATTTTACTAACAATTTTGAAGCCTATTCGTTGACGCAAGTCCATATGATTGATTCTCAAATAAAAGTAGTGGACATAGCGAAGGAGTAA
- a CDS encoding nitroreductase family protein → MSFSVRTDVCVRCNMCVAECPTGLLVMKEHGPEAGRGSCISCGHCVAVCPTKAIDYSVTPREEQLPVGDYRVPAPEEAEQFLRYRRSIRTFSDKPVSKELLTKLLNVARMAPTGSNSQGISYRVIQNEETLHAISEAVMNWMSALGKENSRMRIYSYNAKRYNRTGRDFILHKAPVLVLAISKDKLVERGRDNGHFALTYAELMAPSLGLGSCWSGFVEYCAQAGYGPLLELLGVPDGYTVAGAIMVGYPKYKYRYMPEREPLTVYFDEED, encoded by the coding sequence ATGAGCTTTTCTGTGCGTACAGATGTATGTGTACGGTGTAATATGTGTGTGGCAGAGTGCCCAACAGGATTATTAGTAATGAAAGAACATGGACCAGAAGCCGGTCGAGGTAGTTGTATCTCTTGTGGACATTGTGTCGCTGTTTGTCCTACGAAGGCTATTGATTATTCAGTAACGCCTAGAGAAGAACAGTTGCCAGTTGGTGATTATAGGGTACCCGCACCAGAAGAGGCGGAACAATTTTTACGATATCGTCGTTCCATTCGTACATTTAGCGATAAGCCAGTTTCTAAAGAGTTGCTTACGAAGTTACTGAATGTAGCTCGTATGGCACCAACAGGCTCTAATAGTCAAGGCATTTCATATCGGGTCATTCAAAATGAAGAGACATTACATGCTATTAGCGAAGCCGTGATGAACTGGATGAGCGCACTGGGGAAAGAAAATAGTCGTATGCGAATTTATTCGTACAATGCAAAACGCTATAATCGGACAGGACGAGACTTTATTTTGCATAAAGCCCCTGTTCTTGTATTAGCCATTTCTAAGGATAAATTAGTAGAGCGTGGCCGTGATAATGGTCATTTTGCTCTTACATATGCGGAATTAATGGCGCCTTCTTTGGGGTTAGGCAGTTGTTGGTCCGGTTTTGTAGAATATTGTGCGCAAGCAGGATATGGGCCCTTGTTAGAGTTATTAGGTGTGCCAGATGGGTATACAGTAGCTGGGGCCATTATGGTAGGATATCCTAAATATAAATATCGTTATATGCCAGAGAGAGAACCGCTAACGGTTTATTTTGATGAGGAGGATTAA
- a CDS encoding exodeoxyribonuclease III: protein MKLISWNVNGLRAAVTKGFMESFEKLDADMFCLQETKLQPHQIELALPGYEQYWNSAVKKGYSGTAIFTRHKPIQVTNGIGIEEHDQEGRVITAEFENFFLVTCYTPNSQRELARLAYRMTWEDAFREYLLGLDAKKPVILCGDLNVAHKEIDLKNPKTNRKNAGFTDEERAKMTELLGVGFTDTFRKLYPDVTDAYSWWSYMGKARDRNVGWRIDYFITSSRLDDKIVEARIHPDIFGSDHCPVELDINL, encoded by the coding sequence ATGAAATTAATTTCTTGGAATGTCAACGGTTTACGAGCCGCTGTGACTAAAGGGTTTATGGAGAGTTTTGAAAAGCTAGATGCGGATATGTTTTGTTTACAAGAAACAAAATTACAGCCTCATCAAATTGAATTAGCGTTGCCCGGTTATGAGCAATATTGGAACAGTGCGGTTAAGAAGGGCTATAGTGGTACGGCTATTTTTACTCGTCATAAACCGATTCAAGTGACTAATGGGATTGGTATTGAAGAGCATGATCAAGAAGGTCGTGTTATTACAGCGGAATTTGAAAATTTCTTTTTGGTGACTTGTTATACACCTAATAGTCAACGGGAATTGGCTAGATTGGCCTATCGAATGACTTGGGAAGATGCATTCCGCGAGTATTTGTTAGGACTAGATGCAAAGAAGCCCGTTATTCTTTGTGGTGATTTAAATGTGGCGCATAAAGAAATTGATTTGAAAAATCCAAAAACAAATCGTAAAAATGCAGGCTTTACAGATGAAGAACGAGCAAAGATGACAGAATTATTAGGTGTTGGCTTTACTGATACGTTCCGCAAATTATATCCTGATGTGACTGATGCGTATAGCTGGTGGTCCTATATGGGCAAAGCGCGTGATAGGAATGTAGGATGGAGAATTGATTATTTTATTACATCGTCACGTTTAGATGATAAAATTGTAGAAGCGCGGATTCATCCAGATATTTTTGGTAGCGACCATTGTCCTGTTGAATTGGATATTAATCTTTAG
- a CDS encoding MetQ/NlpA family ABC transporter substrate-binding protein yields the protein MKVKKLLAPLLVGVLALGITGCGSDSGSKEIRIGATAGPHAEVVEAVAKEAAKEGITVKLVEFSDYVTPNKALADGDLELNSYQHVPFMENFNKQNNAHLVSVGKTILMRMGLYSNTVKSVNEVPEGAVVAIPNDPTNGGRGLALLAKAGLITLKEGVGFKATLADVTSNPKNLVIKELEAAQLPRSLDDVTLAAIPMNYVMSAGIDVAKQGVFLEPKDEPLAVMNLVAREQDKDNPTYKKIADMYHSEAVKQFIADKFKGTIIPAE from the coding sequence ATGAAAGTAAAAAAATTGTTAGCGCCTTTGTTGGTGGGCGTACTCGCCCTTGGTATTACTGGTTGTGGCAGTGATAGTGGTTCTAAAGAAATTCGGATTGGGGCTACAGCAGGACCGCATGCTGAAGTGGTAGAAGCGGTAGCTAAGGAAGCGGCTAAAGAAGGGATTACTGTTAAGTTGGTAGAATTTTCTGATTATGTAACTCCGAATAAAGCGTTAGCTGACGGTGATTTGGAACTTAATAGTTATCAACATGTGCCATTTATGGAAAACTTTAATAAGCAAAATAATGCGCATTTAGTATCGGTGGGTAAAACGATTTTAATGCGTATGGGCTTATATAGTAATACCGTTAAATCCGTAAACGAGGTGCCAGAAGGAGCCGTAGTAGCAATTCCTAATGATCCGACAAATGGTGGCCGTGGTTTAGCATTACTAGCTAAAGCTGGTTTGATTACTTTAAAAGAGGGCGTTGGTTTTAAAGCTACCTTAGCGGATGTTACGTCTAATCCAAAAAATCTGGTTATTAAAGAGTTAGAAGCGGCTCAATTACCACGTAGTTTAGATGATGTAACCTTGGCTGCGATTCCTATGAATTATGTCATGAGTGCCGGTATTGATGTGGCTAAACAAGGCGTCTTTTTAGAACCTAAAGATGAGCCATTAGCAGTCATGAATCTGGTGGCACGTGAACAGGATAAAGATAATCCAACGTATAAAAAAATTGCGGACATGTATCATTCAGAGGCCGTTAAGCAATTTATTGCTGATAAATTTAAAGGTACTATTATTCCAGCGGAATAA
- a CDS encoding DUF421 domain-containing protein yields MITGYTLIMIKLILGILCLVFQINLMGKGNLAPNSAIDQVQNYVLGGIIGGVIYNDAIGVLQFLLVLIGWTIVVMALRYLAAYNHYVKRIIDGSPVIVVERGEVQVEDCMRQGVSAGELHLKLRSAGVRQIHEVRRAVLEQNGQLTVVKYGEDTVHYPLIADGQVDENVLSLVEKDRAWLDETVATQGYSISDVYMAELIKDELVITPYVKEGR; encoded by the coding sequence ATGATAACAGGATATACGCTCATTATGATTAAATTAATTTTGGGCATTTTATGTTTAGTTTTTCAGATTAATCTGATGGGGAAAGGCAATTTAGCACCCAATTCAGCGATTGATCAAGTGCAGAATTACGTGCTTGGTGGAATCATCGGTGGGGTTATTTATAATGACGCTATAGGGGTGTTACAATTTTTATTAGTTTTGATAGGCTGGACTATTGTGGTTATGGCTTTGCGGTATTTAGCGGCCTATAATCACTATGTGAAACGAATTATTGATGGTAGTCCTGTCATTGTTGTTGAACGTGGCGAAGTGCAAGTTGAAGATTGTATGCGTCAGGGTGTTAGTGCAGGCGAGTTACATCTGAAGCTGCGAAGTGCTGGTGTTCGGCAGATACATGAAGTCCGTCGAGCAGTGCTTGAACAAAACGGACAATTGACAGTGGTTAAATATGGGGAAGATACGGTACATTATCCCTTGATTGCTGATGGGCAAGTGGATGAAAACGTGTTATCCTTAGTAGAAAAGGATCGTGCATGGTTGGATGAAACTGTGGCGACACAAGGCTATTCTATATCCGATGTGTATATGGCTGAATTAATCAAAGATGAGTTAGTCATTACTCCTTATGTTAAAGAGGGGCGTTAA
- the speC gene encoding ornithine decarboxylase, producing the protein MSILKVAISEQAEAVIGMITKRPVIRPTATDFTDVGAVLIGDCEIDTLATTPVKAFDIPVFVVRTGTGMEGLTPEQVAKAEDTVLRDAYGILDSEPSEREFYARRVETAVQNYEQRSLPPFFSTLRRYVETGNSQFNCPGHQGGQFFRKHPAGRAFYDFYGENIFRSDLCNADVQLGDLLIHEGYALDAQEHAAQVFNADKTYFVLNGTSTSNKVVLNALLAPGDIVLYDRNNHKSISHGALVQAGAIPVYLETARNPFGSIGGIPEACFDETVLWERIAERDPAKAKAERPIRLAVIQLGTYDGTIYNARQVVDKIGHLCDYILFDSAWVGYEQFIPMMKDCSPLLLELGPDDPGIIVTQSVHKQLAGFSQTSQIHKKDGHIRGQARYVNQKRFNNAFMMHASTSPFYPLFAALDVNAKIHAGEGGLALWHDCVAVGIEARKTVLRNCQYLRPLVPPMVHGKPWEEGKTVDMAQDIAYFSFEPDAKWHSFAGYGDGQYFIDPCKFQLITPGINMETGAYESFGIPATILANYLREHQVIPEKCDLNTILFLLTPAESYTKMDALIAKLLRFEQLIEADAPMQEVLPTLYAMHIDKYRGYTIRQLCQEMHDFYKARQVSQLQQRLFQKDYFPTYVKTPQEANIDFVRGYGELVPIADCVGRIALEGALPYPPGVICVQPGEVWSETARDYFVALEEGINALPGFAPELQGVYIERDETGYRRAYAYVLREAVVVKA; encoded by the coding sequence ATGTCCATTCTTAAAGTGGCCATTTCTGAACAGGCAGAAGCTGTTATTGGCATGATTACTAAACGTCCTGTGATTCGACCGACAGCTACAGATTTTACAGATGTAGGGGCGGTGCTCATTGGTGATTGTGAAATTGATACGTTAGCTACGACACCAGTCAAAGCATTTGATATTCCCGTATTTGTGGTTCGTACAGGAACTGGTATGGAAGGGTTGACTCCAGAGCAAGTGGCTAAGGCTGAAGATACTGTGTTGCGTGATGCGTATGGTATTTTGGATAGTGAACCTTCAGAGCGCGAATTTTATGCACGGCGTGTAGAGACGGCCGTGCAAAATTATGAACAACGGTCTTTACCACCATTTTTTAGCACTTTGCGCCGATATGTAGAGACGGGTAATTCGCAGTTTAATTGTCCTGGTCATCAAGGTGGCCAGTTTTTTAGAAAACATCCGGCTGGTCGTGCGTTTTATGATTTTTATGGTGAAAATATTTTCCGTAGTGATTTATGTAATGCTGATGTGCAATTAGGAGACTTGTTGATTCATGAAGGTTATGCTTTAGATGCACAGGAACATGCAGCTCAAGTATTCAATGCGGATAAAACGTATTTTGTATTAAATGGCACCTCGACTTCTAATAAAGTTGTGCTTAATGCTTTATTAGCGCCGGGGGATATTGTGTTATATGATCGGAATAATCATAAATCGATTTCTCATGGCGCTTTAGTGCAGGCTGGTGCTATTCCTGTTTATTTAGAAACAGCACGTAATCCGTTTGGGTCCATTGGTGGTATTCCAGAGGCTTGTTTTGATGAAACGGTGCTTTGGGAGCGTATTGCAGAACGAGATCCAGCAAAAGCTAAGGCAGAGCGTCCTATTCGTCTAGCCGTTATTCAATTGGGAACCTATGATGGCACGATTTACAATGCGCGCCAAGTAGTAGATAAGATTGGCCATTTGTGTGATTATATTTTATTTGATTCTGCTTGGGTCGGCTATGAACAATTTATTCCTATGATGAAAGATTGTTCCCCTTTATTGCTCGAGTTAGGGCCTGATGATCCAGGGATTATTGTGACACAATCTGTGCATAAACAATTAGCTGGCTTTTCACAGACCTCACAAATTCATAAAAAAGATGGTCATATTCGGGGGCAAGCACGCTATGTGAATCAGAAACGGTTTAATAATGCTTTTATGATGCATGCGTCAACGTCACCCTTTTATCCGCTGTTTGCAGCGCTTGATGTAAATGCTAAGATTCATGCTGGGGAAGGTGGTCTTGCTTTATGGCATGATTGTGTGGCTGTAGGTATTGAAGCACGTAAGACAGTATTACGGAACTGTCAATATTTGCGTCCTTTAGTACCACCAATGGTACATGGCAAACCTTGGGAAGAAGGTAAGACTGTTGATATGGCACAAGATATTGCTTATTTTTCCTTTGAACCAGATGCTAAATGGCACTCCTTTGCTGGGTATGGGGACGGGCAATATTTTATTGATCCTTGCAAATTTCAATTAATTACGCCAGGGATTAATATGGAAACTGGGGCCTATGAATCCTTCGGGATTCCTGCTACAATTTTGGCTAATTATCTGCGCGAGCATCAGGTTATTCCTGAAAAGTGTGATTTAAATACAATCCTTTTCTTATTGACACCAGCTGAATCATATACAAAAATGGATGCGTTGATTGCCAAATTATTGCGTTTTGAGCAACTGATTGAAGCGGATGCGCCTATGCAGGAGGTATTGCCGACATTGTATGCTATGCATATTGATAAATACCGTGGATATACGATTCGCCAACTTTGTCAAGAAATGCATGATTTTTATAAAGCCCGTCAAGTGAGTCAGTTGCAACAGCGATTATTTCAAAAAGACTATTTTCCGACTTATGTGAAAACACCACAGGAGGCTAATATTGATTTTGTTCGTGGCTATGGCGAGTTAGTTCCTATTGCTGATTGTGTTGGACGTATAGCGCTAGAAGGAGCTTTGCCCTATCCGCCAGGGGTTATTTGTGTACAGCCCGGTGAAGTGTGGTCAGAGACGGCGCGTGATTATTTTGTTGCCTTGGAAGAAGGCATTAATGCATTGCCTGGATTTGCACCAGAGCTACAAGGGGTGTATATTGAAAGAGATGAAACGGGTTACCGAAGAGCGTATGCGTATGTATTGCGTGAAGCGGTAGTGGTTAAAGCATAA
- a CDS encoding TIGR01440 family protein — translation MGLPNEALVAIKEAVTAAVTELVAVGRLSAGHVLVVGCSTSEVRGARIGTDSTTEVGQTIVEALLAVLAPKQIALAVQCCEHLNRALVVEATVAKAHGWPICNAVPQLHAGGAASMAAFAQFKEPVVVETIQAEAGLDIGDTFIGMHLRPVVVPVRLQVKQIGEAHVTAARIRPKYIGGSRAVYDDSLM, via the coding sequence ATGGGATTACCAAATGAGGCGTTAGTCGCCATTAAAGAGGCTGTTACAGCAGCGGTGACAGAATTGGTGGCTGTGGGGCGTTTAAGCGCTGGTCATGTATTGGTTGTAGGTTGCTCAACTAGTGAGGTGCGGGGCGCACGCATAGGGACTGACTCAACTACTGAAGTAGGACAGACCATTGTAGAGGCTTTATTAGCCGTATTAGCACCCAAACAAATTGCCCTAGCGGTGCAATGTTGTGAACATTTAAATCGAGCATTAGTCGTAGAGGCTACCGTAGCCAAGGCCCATGGGTGGCCTATTTGCAATGCTGTACCACAATTACATGCAGGGGGGGCTGCATCGATGGCGGCTTTTGCACAATTTAAGGAGCCTGTTGTAGTTGAGACGATTCAAGCTGAAGCCGGCCTTGATATTGGTGATACGTTTATTGGCATGCATTTACGGCCTGTAGTTGTGCCAGTTCGTTTACAGGTAAAACAGATTGGTGAAGCCCATGTGACGGCAGCTCGAATCAGACCAAAATACATTGGTGGTAGCCGGGCGGTGTACGATGATTCGCTAATGTAG
- a CDS encoding amino acid permease, translated as MESGKSLERNLKPRHVEMIALGGTIGVGLFMGSASTIQTAGPSVLLCYALTGVVMFLIMRIMGEMLYLEPVPGSFAAYGYRYISPYVGFITAWCYWFMWISVGLAEVTAVGIYMSYWFPELPHWISAFVGMAIIVSANIASVKYYGEFEFWFALIKVATIVFMLVVGMMMILFGFGNEGVAIGFSNLWAHGGFMPHGWGGMLAAMCVVAAAFQGVELVGITAGEAQNPRHTLVKAIKSIVWRILIFYVGAIFVILCIYPWNELGFVGSPFVQTFQRVGIASAAGIINFVVLTAALSGCNSGIYSCGRMLYTLAKNGQAPKIFAKLSDSGVPRNGIYVSMISLLFGVVLNYLIPDSKLFLYIYSASVFPAMVSWFVLAGAQLKFRKRWGADIIAQHPFKSPLYPYSNYFCLAFLVVVTIGMIWNEDTRVSLIVGWLFIGIITAFYYGLGMYKRPIVHEEFVHEEGLGAEGALADRK; from the coding sequence ATGGAATCGGGAAAAAGTTTAGAACGTAATTTAAAGCCCCGTCACGTGGAGATGATTGCCCTTGGTGGTACGATTGGGGTTGGATTGTTTATGGGTTCAGCAAGTACTATCCAAACGGCGGGGCCTTCAGTTTTATTATGTTACGCTTTAACGGGCGTAGTTATGTTCTTAATTATGCGCATTATGGGGGAAATGTTGTATTTAGAACCAGTGCCAGGTTCGTTTGCTGCGTATGGCTATCGCTATATTTCACCCTATGTAGGCTTTATTACAGCCTGGTGTTATTGGTTTATGTGGATTTCGGTAGGGCTAGCGGAAGTGACAGCTGTGGGCATTTATATGAGTTATTGGTTCCCTGAATTACCGCACTGGATATCTGCTTTTGTAGGGATGGCCATTATTGTATCGGCCAATATTGCCTCTGTTAAATACTATGGGGAATTTGAATTCTGGTTTGCTCTTATTAAAGTAGCGACAATTGTTTTTATGCTTGTTGTAGGCATGATGATGATTCTCTTCGGCTTTGGAAATGAAGGCGTTGCCATTGGATTTTCTAATTTGTGGGCTCATGGTGGCTTTATGCCTCATGGTTGGGGCGGTATGCTTGCGGCCATGTGTGTAGTGGCTGCTGCGTTTCAAGGGGTTGAACTCGTAGGTATCACTGCTGGTGAAGCGCAGAATCCACGTCATACGTTAGTAAAAGCAATAAAAAGTATTGTATGGCGTATCTTGATTTTCTATGTAGGAGCTATTTTTGTTATCCTTTGTATTTATCCATGGAATGAACTTGGTTTTGTGGGAAGTCCTTTTGTACAGACGTTCCAACGCGTTGGGATTGCTAGTGCGGCTGGTATTATTAACTTTGTAGTCCTAACAGCTGCTTTATCTGGGTGCAACAGTGGCATTTATAGTTGTGGACGGATGTTGTATACGTTAGCTAAAAATGGGCAGGCCCCTAAAATATTTGCTAAATTATCTGATTCGGGGGTTCCTCGTAATGGGATTTATGTATCCATGATTTCTTTGCTATTTGGCGTTGTATTAAATTATTTAATCCCAGATTCGAAATTGTTCTTGTATATTTATAGTGCAAGTGTATTTCCTGCTATGGTATCGTGGTTTGTTTTAGCAGGGGCGCAGCTTAAGTTTAGAAAACGTTGGGGGGCTGACATTATAGCGCAACATCCATTTAAGTCACCTTTATATCCGTATTCCAATTATTTCTGTTTAGCCTTTTTAGTAGTCGTAACTATTGGGATGATTTGGAATGAAGATACACGGGTATCTTTAATTGTTGGTTGGTTATTTATCGGGATTATTACGGCCTTTTATTATGGTTTGGGGATGTATAAACGCCCGATTGTACATGAAGAATTTGTACATGAAGAGGGCTTGGGTGCTGAAGGTGCCTTAGCTGATAGAAAATAA
- the hydA gene encoding dihydropyrimidinase: MNYLIENGLICTATRHFKGDIIISKTIISAITEPLKGRQLVDDSYEIIDATDHYVVPGGIDPHTHFDLQQSPLHRSCDDFYHGGLAAACGGTTTIIDHMAFGPKGCTLHHQFDIYKKLAQSCPIDYSFHGVFQHIDEQILTEANELITLEGFPSFKAYTTYSAPMHDAELLAILEQMKTSHGLLTIHAENDVITTSLRRRLSKNELTPASQATTRPNVAESISVANVLGLAKTAGDAPIYIVHLSAKESLREVMLARETNQQNIFIETCPQYLFLTDSKFSDGGPLEGIKYMLAPPLRKQADQAALWQGLQTGAIQVVATDHCPFTVEEKQAYVNDFRHCPGGISGVEERMPLLFSEGVLTGKLTPEQFVQVTATNAATIFGLPRKGDIQIGYDADIVLFNPKESRTFTANTLHTTCGYSAYEGMSVNVTVAKVFLRGQLIAENNTFCGEAGYGQLVHRKRI, translated from the coding sequence ATGAACTATCTCATAGAAAATGGCCTAATCTGCACGGCTACACGTCATTTTAAAGGCGATATTATAATCTCTAAGACGATCATCTCAGCCATTACAGAGCCCCTCAAAGGACGGCAACTTGTTGATGACTCCTACGAAATTATTGATGCTACAGACCATTATGTAGTCCCTGGTGGCATTGATCCCCACACGCATTTTGATTTACAGCAATCCCCGCTACATCGCTCTTGTGATGATTTTTATCACGGTGGCCTAGCCGCTGCCTGTGGTGGTACTACTACAATCATTGACCATATGGCCTTTGGCCCTAAAGGTTGTACCCTGCACCACCAATTTGACATATATAAAAAGCTGGCCCAAAGCTGCCCGATTGATTATAGCTTTCACGGTGTTTTTCAGCATATTGATGAGCAAATATTAACTGAAGCTAATGAACTCATCACCCTAGAAGGATTTCCCTCTTTTAAAGCTTATACAACCTATAGTGCCCCCATGCACGATGCCGAACTACTAGCCATTCTCGAACAAATGAAAACAAGTCATGGGCTACTTACAATCCATGCTGAAAATGATGTCATTACAACCTCTTTACGACGTCGCTTATCTAAAAACGAACTCACTCCAGCTAGCCAAGCAACCACTCGACCTAATGTAGCTGAAAGTATAAGTGTCGCCAATGTTCTTGGTTTGGCCAAAACTGCTGGCGATGCCCCTATTTATATCGTCCACTTATCAGCCAAAGAAAGTCTTCGTGAAGTCATGCTAGCCCGTGAAACGAACCAACAAAATATCTTCATAGAAACATGTCCCCAATACCTATTTCTTACAGATTCAAAATTCAGTGACGGTGGTCCTTTAGAGGGGATCAAATATATGTTAGCCCCACCATTGCGCAAACAAGCAGATCAAGCGGCCCTTTGGCAAGGCTTACAAACAGGCGCAATCCAAGTCGTTGCCACTGACCATTGTCCTTTCACCGTTGAAGAAAAACAGGCCTATGTCAATGATTTCCGCCACTGTCCTGGTGGCATTTCAGGCGTAGAGGAACGAATGCCTTTACTATTTAGCGAAGGTGTCTTAACCGGCAAACTTACACCTGAACAATTTGTACAAGTGACCGCTACCAATGCGGCTACAATTTTTGGGCTACCACGCAAAGGGGATATTCAAATCGGCTATGATGCCGATATTGTACTCTTTAATCCTAAAGAATCCCGTACCTTTACGGCTAATACGCTACACACAACCTGTGGGTATTCAGCCTACGAAGGAATGTCTGTTAATGTCACCGTAGCAAAAGTCTTCTTACGCGGTCAATTAATTGCTGAAAATAATACGTTCTGTGGTGAGGCAGGCTATGGTCAGTTAGTCCACCGAAAACGCATATAA